A stretch of Megalobrama amblycephala isolate DHTTF-2021 linkage group LG14, ASM1881202v1, whole genome shotgun sequence DNA encodes these proteins:
- the LOC125244795 gene encoding aerolysin-like protein, translating into MSQPTTLWLIGGDGGGPFSFTGENNGASLEKIWVWVGGWQVKAVRVWLSDGRDQTFGEPAGDHQEFKFQPDECFASLSLWGNGAGTRLGAIKFTTSLGREFSAQMTSWGLKKEYPMDVGSGFCLGVVGRDGVDIDCMGFMFLNAVQSTVLTDVNYPTINQLIPKVAVESVESMTYKNDSSVTQKQQVISSKKVTQISSWSLKASLTATRNMEVKAGVPEIAEVKGEYSVSVGFEGTYSREQTDERTETLSTDVDVPPGKKVEVNITIGRANFDMPYTGTVKITCKNGSVLQYETEGTYRGVNYTDIKVETKESPL; encoded by the coding sequence ATGTCCCAGCCAACAACTCTATGGTTAATTGGAGGAGATGGAGGCGGTCCATTTTCATTTACTGGTGAGAACAACGGTGCCAGTTTAGAGAAGATTTGGGTTTGGGTTGGAGGATGGCAGGTGAAGGCTGTCAGGGTTTGGCTTTCAGATGGGAGAGATCAAACGTTTGGAGAACCAGCTGGAGATCATCAAGAGTTCAAGTTCCAGCCTGATGAGTGTTTTGCCTCACTGTCCTTGTGGGGGAACGGAGCAGGAACACGTCTTGGAGCTATCAAATTCACAACCAGTCTTGGGAGAGAATTCTCTGCACAGATGACAAGCTGgggtttaaaaaaagaatatcCCATGGATGTCGGCTCTGGATTTTGTTTGGGAGTTGTAGGAAGAGATGGTGTCGACATCGACTGCATGGGATTCATGTTTCTCAATGCAGTTCAATCAACAGTTCTCACCGATGTCAACTATCCCACTATCAACCAACTGATACCAAAGGTGGCAGTAGAATCAGTCGAATCCATGACTTACAAGAACGACTCCTCTGTCACTCAAAAACAACAAGTTATATCCTCAAAGAAAGTAACTCAAATATCTTCATGGTCTTTGAAAGCAAGTTTAACAGCAACACGGAATATGGAAGTGAAGGCTGGGGTTCCAGAGATTGCAGAAGTTAAGGGAGAATACAGTGTCAGCGTTGGATTTGAAGGCACTTACAGTCGGGAGCAGACAGATGAGAGAACCGAAACTCTGTCTACTGATGTCGATGTGCCACCAGGGAAGAAGGTGGAAGTTAACATCACCATTGGAAGAGCCAATTTTGACATGCCTTACACTGGCACAGTGAAGATCACCTGCAAGAATGGCAGTGTGTTACAGTACGAAACTGAGGGCACATACAGAGGCGTCAATTACACTGATATCAAAGTGGAGACTAAGGAATCTCCTCTGTAA